The Desulfonatronospira thiodismutans ASO3-1 region GGACTTATGGTGTCAGGCCGGGTAACCCGGCCGGCTGTGGTGGTTATAAACAAGCCGGGCAACGGTGAACCCGGACATCCGGAACCCAGCCTGCATCGCGAGCAGGTATGATCAGTGATCCTTCCAGGATTCTTCCCGGCAGGTAAAAGTAAGCACCCATCAAGCTCTTCAGGAGATATTTATGAAGACAATTTTCGGTATTGACCTCGGCACCACCAACTCCTGCATTTCACGTCTAAGCCAGGGAGTGCCCGAAGTGATTTCCATCAACGGCTCGCCTCTGGTGCCCTCGGTAGTCAGCTTTGATCAAGGTGAAACCATTGTCGGGACCAGGGCCAAAAACCGGGAAGTCCTGTACCCGGAAACCACTGTCAGTTCAGTCAAGCGCATCATGGGCACCAGACAAACGATCCCGGTACAGGACAGTGAATACACCCCGGAAAACATATCCACCTTCATTCTCACGTACCTCAAGGAGCAGGCCCGGGAAATCTGCCAGGAGGAAGTAGAAAACGTGGTCATCACGGTCCCGGCTTATTTTTCCGATGCCCAGCGCCGGGCAACCCAGCAAGCCGGCGAAGCAGCCGGACTTAATGTAGAACGGATTATAAACGAACCTACAGCAGCCTCCCTTTTCTACAACCACGTGGATACCCCCGGCAAACAGGACAGGCCCGAAAGCCGGGTTCTGGTCTATGACCTGGGTGGCGGGACCTTTGATGTCTCTGTACTGCGCATGGGCGAACTGAGCGAGGTCCTGGCAAGCACAGGCAACACCAGTCTGGGGGGAGACGATTTTGACCAGGCCATTGTCAATCTCTGCCTGGAGCAGATCATGTCCACTTACGGCACAGACCTGCGCGGACACCGTCCAGCCCTGGCCCGGCTCAAGGATGCTGCGGAAAAGGCCAAAATAGCCCTGTCTGCACATCCATTCACCTTTATAGAGGAGTCCCTGATCCCCAGCCCATCCAGTGAGGACATCAATCTGTCCCTGGAAATCACCCGGGAAGAATTTGAGTCCATGATCTCACCCTATCTGGAAACAACCAGGCAGGAGATGCAAAAAGCCCTGCAGGAAGCCTCCCTTGCAGCCGGGGATATCGACAGTGTGCTTCTGGTTGGCGGATCCACCCGCATCCCGGCGGTTATCTCCCTGCTGGAGGAGTATTTCGGGCCTTCCTGCCTGCCCCCTGTGGACCCCGACCTGAGC contains the following coding sequences:
- a CDS encoding Hsp70 family protein, translating into MKTIFGIDLGTTNSCISRLSQGVPEVISINGSPLVPSVVSFDQGETIVGTRAKNREVLYPETTVSSVKRIMGTRQTIPVQDSEYTPENISTFILTYLKEQAREICQEEVENVVITVPAYFSDAQRRATQQAGEAAGLNVERIINEPTAASLFYNHVDTPGKQDRPESRVLVYDLGGGTFDVSVLRMGELSEVLASTGNTSLGGDDFDQAIVNLCLEQIMSTYGTDLRGHRPALARLKDAAEKAKIALSAHPFTFIEESLIPSPSSEDINLSLEITREEFESMISPYLETTRQEMQKALQEASLAAGDIDSVLLVGGSTRIPAVISLLEEYFGPSCLPPVDPDLSVAKGAAIQGGIISGSHIHQVLIDVNPHTLSTEVLEDPVSMKLKCVPIIPRNTQIPVTRSELFYTVFDSQPLVRVSVYQGESTQSGENTHIGSIDLQLSPAPSGTPINIEYSYDLNGIIRVRVEQKGYSVKREVDLDSSRQDQMFLKVDLDSDPDMDDQPDESPRGSQQTTNYILHKARGMLDELSGDASRNTLKSLIKDYEDALQGDDEDAVDEAEETLVDYMDELQEREE